The proteins below come from a single Crossiella sp. CA-258035 genomic window:
- a CDS encoding FadR/GntR family transcriptional regulator, whose translation MSLTDEAIARIRALIQSGKLPPGAKLPPEQQLAAELGISRSPMREAVKALAVTRVLDVRRGDGTYVTSLAPAVLLEGLGLAVELMQDNTLLELTEARRLFEPIATGLAATRATPAHLAEIRGHLDAMHAAREDVELLNKHDAAFHRAVVAATGNETLTTIVDGISSSTLRARVWRGLVEAGSADRTLAEHEAIYAALVEGDAGLAQAAALMHVSTTERWLRQAHEAGRTAEE comes from the coding sequence GTGTCCCTCACCGACGAGGCGATCGCCCGCATCCGCGCGCTGATCCAGTCCGGGAAGCTGCCACCCGGCGCGAAACTGCCGCCTGAACAGCAGTTGGCCGCCGAACTGGGCATCTCCCGCAGCCCCATGCGCGAGGCGGTCAAGGCATTGGCCGTCACCCGGGTACTCGACGTGCGCCGCGGTGACGGCACCTATGTCACCAGCCTCGCCCCCGCCGTCCTGCTCGAAGGACTCGGCCTGGCGGTGGAGCTGATGCAGGACAACACCTTGCTCGAACTCACCGAGGCACGCCGCCTGTTCGAGCCAATTGCCACCGGACTCGCCGCCACCAGAGCCACCCCCGCCCACCTCGCCGAGATCCGCGGCCACCTGGACGCGATGCACGCGGCCAGGGAGGACGTCGAGCTGCTCAACAAGCACGACGCCGCCTTCCACCGCGCGGTCGTCGCGGCCACCGGCAACGAGACCCTGACCACGATCGTCGACGGCATCTCCAGCAGCACCCTGCGCGCCCGGGTGTGGCGCGGCCTGGTCGAGGCCGGTTCCGCCGACCGCACCCTGGCCGAACACGAGGCCATCTACGCCGCACTCGTCGAAGGCGACGCCGGCCTCGCGCAGGCGGCGGCCCTCATGCACGTCAGCACCACCGAGCGGTGGCTGCGCCAGGCGCACGAAGCGGGTCGGACCGCCGAGGAGTAG
- a CDS encoding ricin-type beta-trefoil lectin domain protein, translating into MRGKSFVPSRGARALGVLVSALLAAAVLAGVPAGAAPAADLRVMPLGDSITEGVAVPGAYRTGLWRRLTGAGHRVDFVGSLANGPSSLGDRDHEGHPGWRIDQIEANVTGWLRRHTPRTVLLHIGTNDVLQNRDLPNAPARLSTLLDRITAAAPAAEVLVATIIPLANPGQEANVRAYNARIPGIVRSKVNAGKRVRLVDMHAALRPADLYDGIHPSAAGHDKMAAAWFSALRTAPETVGAPEADNPAATPPLGWNSWNSFGCNVNETTVRQAADAMVSSGMRTAGYQYVVVDDCWFDPQRDAQGNLRANPTKFPSGMKALGDYIHSRGLKFGIYQVPTERTCAQRVGNYPGQTGSKGHEAQDARTFASWGVDYLKYDWCSPEGSRDEQVARFRLMRDALRATGRPIVYSINPNSFHTITGDEYDWGQVADLWRTTEDLLDIWQNGNVNSYPMGVGNVVDINAPLAAQNRPGHFNDPDMLVVGRPGLSLTESRAHFALWALMAAPLMAGNDIRTMSADVSAILRNSRLLAVNQDRLGLGGKRVRDDGATEVFAKPLADGSVAVGLFNRGGGAATISTTAAQIGLAGGSFTLTDLWTGVTAASSGQISANVPAHGVAVYRVSGGTPLASTTSRLRGGSGRCLDVDNGSTASGAAAVIWDCHTAANQLWTTWAGGEVRVFGDKCLDAENRGTANGTRVFTWPCNGQDNQKWTLNANGSVTNVHSGLCLAVNQAATANGSRLVLWTCNDQPSQQWARA; encoded by the coding sequence ATGCGCGGTAAATCGTTTGTTCCCAGTCGTGGTGCGCGGGCGCTGGGCGTCCTCGTCTCCGCCCTGCTGGCCGCGGCGGTGCTCGCCGGTGTCCCGGCCGGCGCCGCACCCGCCGCCGACCTGCGGGTGATGCCGCTGGGTGACTCGATCACCGAAGGCGTGGCCGTGCCCGGCGCGTACCGGACCGGGCTGTGGCGACGGCTGACCGGGGCGGGGCACCGGGTGGACTTCGTGGGGTCGCTGGCCAACGGGCCGTCGAGCCTGGGGGACCGCGACCACGAGGGGCATCCCGGCTGGCGGATCGACCAGATCGAGGCCAACGTCACCGGCTGGCTGCGGCGGCACACCCCGCGCACGGTGTTGCTGCACATCGGCACCAACGACGTGCTGCAGAACCGCGACCTGCCGAACGCGCCGGCCCGACTGTCCACATTGCTCGATCGCATCACCGCGGCCGCACCGGCCGCCGAGGTGCTCGTCGCCACCATCATCCCGCTGGCCAACCCCGGCCAGGAGGCGAACGTGCGCGCGTACAACGCCAGGATCCCCGGCATCGTGCGGAGCAAGGTGAACGCGGGCAAGCGGGTGCGCCTGGTCGACATGCACGCCGCGCTGCGCCCCGCCGACCTCTACGACGGCATCCACCCGAGCGCGGCGGGCCACGACAAGATGGCCGCGGCCTGGTTCAGCGCGCTGCGGACGGCACCGGAGACCGTCGGCGCGCCGGAGGCGGACAACCCGGCGGCCACCCCGCCGCTGGGGTGGAACAGCTGGAACAGCTTCGGCTGCAACGTCAACGAGACCACGGTCCGCCAGGCGGCCGACGCGATGGTCAGCTCGGGGATGCGGACGGCGGGCTACCAGTACGTGGTGGTCGACGACTGCTGGTTCGACCCGCAGCGCGACGCCCAGGGCAACCTGCGGGCCAACCCGACCAAGTTCCCGAGCGGGATGAAGGCGCTGGGGGACTACATCCACAGCCGGGGCCTGAAGTTCGGCATCTACCAGGTGCCGACCGAGCGCACGTGCGCCCAGCGGGTGGGCAACTACCCTGGCCAGACCGGCAGCAAGGGGCACGAGGCCCAGGACGCCCGCACCTTCGCCTCCTGGGGGGTGGACTACCTCAAGTACGACTGGTGCTCGCCGGAGGGCAGCAGGGACGAGCAGGTCGCCCGGTTCCGGCTGATGCGGGACGCGTTGCGCGCCACCGGGCGGCCGATCGTCTACAGCATCAACCCGAACAGCTTCCACACGATCACCGGGGACGAGTACGACTGGGGCCAGGTCGCCGACCTGTGGCGCACCACCGAGGACCTGCTCGACATCTGGCAGAACGGCAACGTCAACAGCTACCCGATGGGGGTCGGCAACGTCGTCGACATCAACGCTCCGCTGGCCGCGCAGAACCGGCCGGGCCACTTCAACGACCCCGACATGCTGGTGGTCGGCAGGCCGGGACTGTCGCTGACCGAGTCGCGCGCGCACTTCGCGCTGTGGGCGCTGATGGCCGCGCCGCTGATGGCAGGCAACGACATCCGCACCATGTCCGCTGACGTGAGCGCGATCCTGCGCAACTCCCGGCTGCTCGCGGTGAACCAGGACCGCCTCGGCCTCGGTGGCAAGCGGGTCCGCGACGACGGCGCGACCGAGGTCTTCGCCAAGCCGCTGGCCGACGGCTCGGTGGCGGTCGGCCTGTTCAACCGCGGCGGCGGCGCGGCCACGATCAGCACCACGGCCGCGCAGATCGGCCTCGCCGGCGGCTCGTTCACCCTGACCGACCTGTGGACCGGGGTCACGGCCGCCAGCAGTGGCCAGATCAGCGCGAACGTGCCCGCGCACGGCGTCGCGGTGTACCGGGTCTCCGGTGGGACTCCGTTGGCCAGCACGACCTCCCGGCTGCGGGGCGGGTCGGGCCGCTGCCTCGACGTCGACAACGGCTCGACCGCATCCGGTGCGGCCGCGGTGATCTGGGACTGCCACACCGCCGCGAACCAGCTGTGGACGACCTGGGCCGGCGGCGAGGTCCGGGTCTTCGGCGACAAGTGCCTGGACGCGGAGAACCGGGGCACCGCCAACGGAACCCGGGTGTTCACCTGGCCCTGCAACGGTCAGGACAACCAGAAGTGGACCCTCAACGCCAACGGTTCGGTCACCAACGTCCACTCCGGACTGTGCCTGGCCGTCAACCAGGCCGCCACCGCCAACGGGTCGCGGCTGGTCCTGTGGACCTGCAACGACCAACCCAGCCAGCAGTGGGCTCGCGCCTGA
- a CDS encoding glycoside hydrolase 43 family protein translates to MSRQRRLRSAALAIAATLSLLVSVTGAAPADPVPQPSATYNNPLLWQDFADPDIIRVGDTYYYSASTMHYSPGAPILRSYDLVHWEVAGQSVPKLDFGAKYDLNGGRGYVRGVWASFLNHRKSDNTFYWGGCVDFDKTHIYTAAAVEGPWRRHTTINKCYYDAGLLIDDNDTMYVAYGNKNISVAQLSPDGRTEVRSQQVFSTPPDIGTLEGARFYKRGNDYYIFLTRPANGQYILKSTNGPFGPYAIQQLLLDMPGPIQGGGVPHQGGLVQTQHGDWHYLAFVDAYPGGRVPVLAPVTWTADGWPRLQTVNGAWGKSYPFPKLPSRPLKPMLGVDTFPGPGLGPEWEWNHNPDDTKWSASNGLRLRTATVTNDLSSARNTLTHRITGPSSTATIALDLSGMRDGDRTGLAVLRDSSAWIGVKREGGRNRVVMVNGLTMDGSWNTTGTGREAAGASFSGSRIFLRANADVRPGAGRQARFSYSADGVNFTPLGPGFTLNHNWTFFMGYRFAIFNHATQALGGAVTLQRFELTTP, encoded by the coding sequence ATGTCACGTCAACGAAGACTGCGCAGCGCGGCCTTGGCCATCGCGGCGACCCTCAGCCTGCTGGTCAGCGTCACCGGCGCGGCACCGGCCGACCCCGTGCCCCAGCCGAGCGCGACGTACAACAATCCGTTGCTGTGGCAGGACTTCGCGGATCCGGACATCATCCGGGTCGGCGACACCTACTACTACTCGGCCTCCACCATGCACTACTCGCCGGGCGCGCCGATCCTGCGCTCCTACGACCTGGTGCACTGGGAGGTGGCCGGTCAGTCGGTGCCGAAGCTGGACTTCGGCGCGAAGTACGACCTCAACGGCGGCCGGGGCTACGTCCGGGGCGTTTGGGCCTCCTTCCTCAACCACCGCAAGAGCGACAACACGTTCTACTGGGGTGGCTGCGTCGACTTCGACAAGACGCACATCTACACCGCGGCCGCGGTCGAGGGGCCGTGGCGGCGGCACACCACCATCAACAAGTGCTACTACGACGCCGGTCTGTTGATCGACGACAACGACACGATGTACGTGGCCTACGGCAACAAGAACATCAGCGTCGCGCAGCTGTCGCCGGACGGCCGGACCGAGGTGCGCTCGCAGCAGGTGTTCAGCACTCCGCCGGACATCGGCACCCTGGAAGGCGCCCGGTTCTACAAGCGCGGCAACGACTACTACATCTTCCTCACCCGCCCCGCGAACGGGCAGTACATCCTGAAGTCGACCAACGGACCCTTCGGGCCGTACGCGATCCAGCAGCTGCTGCTGGACATGCCGGGCCCGATCCAGGGCGGCGGCGTGCCGCACCAGGGCGGCCTGGTGCAGACCCAGCACGGTGACTGGCACTACCTGGCCTTCGTCGACGCCTACCCCGGCGGCCGGGTGCCGGTGCTCGCGCCGGTCACCTGGACCGCCGACGGCTGGCCGCGGCTCCAGACCGTCAACGGCGCATGGGGCAAGAGCTACCCGTTCCCGAAGCTGCCCTCGCGCCCGCTGAAACCGATGCTCGGCGTGGACACCTTCCCCGGCCCCGGACTCGGCCCCGAATGGGAGTGGAACCACAACCCCGACGACACGAAGTGGTCTGCCAGCAACGGTTTGCGGCTGCGGACGGCGACGGTCACCAACGACCTGTCCTCCGCGCGCAACACCCTGACCCACCGCATCACCGGCCCGAGCTCGACCGCGACGATCGCACTGGACCTCTCCGGCATGCGCGACGGCGACCGCACCGGGCTGGCCGTGCTGCGGGACTCCTCGGCCTGGATCGGGGTCAAGCGGGAAGGCGGCCGCAACCGCGTGGTGATGGTCAACGGCCTCACCATGGACGGCAGCTGGAACACCACCGGCACCGGCCGCGAGGCCGCCGGCGCGAGCTTCAGCGGCAGCCGGATCTTCCTGCGTGCCAACGCCGACGTCCGGCCCGGCGCGGGCAGGCAGGCCCGCTTCTCCTACAGCGCCGACGGGGTGAACTTCACCCCGCTCGGGCCCGGGTTCACCCTGAACCACAACTGGACCTTCTTCATGGGCTACCGGTTCGCCATCTTCAACCACGCCACCCAGGCACTCGGCGGCGCGGTCACCCTCCAGCGCTTCGAGCTGACCACCCCGTAA
- a CDS encoding LacI family DNA-binding transcriptional regulator, with the protein MARRAGMITIKEVARHAGVSTSTVSYVLSGKRAISEATRRRVQRSIAALGYHPNAGARALASNRSQVLGLVVPLRSGLNMPVIMQFVSAIASAARAHDYDVLLLTNEAGPGEAHRVTARAMADAIIVMDVESADPRVPELRAVDAPVVLLGMPDDHDGLSCADLDFAAAGRQLAAHLGERGHRSIALIGSPPAVYQRGTSYAARLLAGFEGEAGKRGLTSSAHPCSPAYDAVVRCLDEVLAPGRAVTGLVVHNEAVLGSLLLELQRRSLRVPEDLSVITLCPDEVAENQSVPLTSVAIPVDELGAMAVEMVMSRLEQEHPPEVRLLQPRLTDRGSTTALN; encoded by the coding sequence GTGGCGCGAAGGGCGGGCATGATCACCATCAAAGAGGTCGCCCGCCACGCCGGGGTCTCCACCAGCACCGTCTCCTACGTGCTCAGCGGCAAGCGGGCCATCTCCGAGGCGACCAGGCGCCGGGTGCAGCGCAGCATCGCCGCGCTCGGCTACCACCCCAACGCCGGGGCCCGCGCGCTGGCCTCGAACCGGTCCCAGGTGCTCGGCCTGGTGGTGCCGTTGCGGTCCGGGCTGAACATGCCGGTGATCATGCAGTTCGTCTCCGCGATCGCCTCGGCCGCGCGCGCCCACGACTACGACGTGCTGCTGCTGACCAACGAGGCCGGTCCCGGTGAGGCGCACCGGGTCACCGCGCGGGCGATGGCGGACGCGATCATCGTGATGGACGTGGAGAGCGCGGATCCGCGGGTGCCCGAGCTGCGCGCGGTGGACGCGCCGGTGGTGCTGCTCGGCATGCCCGACGACCACGACGGGCTCAGCTGCGCCGACCTCGACTTCGCCGCCGCGGGCCGGCAGCTGGCCGCCCACCTCGGCGAGCGCGGCCACCGCTCGATCGCGCTGATCGGCTCGCCCCCCGCGGTGTACCAGCGGGGCACCAGCTACGCCGCGCGGCTGCTGGCCGGGTTCGAGGGCGAGGCCGGCAAGCGCGGCCTGACCTCCTCGGCGCATCCCTGCTCCCCCGCCTACGACGCGGTGGTGCGGTGCCTGGACGAGGTGCTGGCTCCCGGACGCGCGGTCACCGGCCTGGTGGTGCACAACGAGGCGGTGCTGGGTTCGCTGCTGCTGGAGCTGCAACGCCGGTCGCTGCGGGTGCCCGAGGACCTGTCGGTGATCACGCTGTGCCCGGACGAGGTCGCGGAGAACCAGTCCGTGCCACTCACCTCGGTCGCCATTCCGGTGGACGAGCTGGGCGCGATGGCGGTCGAGATGGTGATGTCCCGGCTCGAACAGGAGCACCCGCCGGAGGTGCGGCTGCTCCAGCCCCGGCTCACCGACCGCGGCAGCACCACCGCCCTCAACTGA
- a CDS encoding glycoside hydrolase N-terminal domain-containing protein: MVTSADAARHGADTLLWFRTPAQVWEEALPLGTGRLGAMAFGGVDRELLQLNDDRLWTGGPMRPPHGDPTAVARARRLALAGDAAGADALLRTIQGPDTARYLPLADLWLDVRLVGRDGTSGAYRRRLDLGTGVQTVSYRVGDVGVQREAVCHPGLHVLAWRVRAEGGNAVEVAVRLENALGGNGFGGGDVTGLSGVAGMAYAVAAVVERDGPDAVTVYVATEAGYRGPDTEPERDPAECARLATARAEQARWLGWARLRAEAVAAHRELFDRVRLDLGQAPDLPTDERITRADPGLAALLFHFGRYLLITSSRPGTLPANLQGIWNPHVEPPWRGNYTLNINLPMNYWPAEVTGLPECHEPLLEFVERLATHGQLVAKALYAAPGWTAHHNSDPWCLATPVGEGTGDPAWANWPMAGAWLCLHLWQHFEFGGDLDWLRERAWPVIRGAAEFCAAWLIEHEGGLTTAPSTSPENHYLDAAGQPAAVGVGATMDLALTWELFRCLAAAAEALGLTGDEVVARADALLCRLPAPPLGARGQLLEWAAELPDAEPGHRHVSHLVGLYPGQRIDPVRTPALAAAARRALLARGDAGTGWSLAWKTALWARLGDRDRAAELLAQFLADATVRSGQGGVYRNLFCAHPPFQIDGNFGITAAIAEMLVQGHPGELRLLPALPRAWPRGSVLGLRAPGGVTVDLAWDDGELTTVVVHGLRSPIAVRYRDHLARLGPGGHQVLDGRLTGLS; the protein is encoded by the coding sequence GTGGTCACCAGCGCTGACGCGGCTCGGCACGGCGCGGACACCCTGCTGTGGTTCCGCACGCCCGCCCAGGTCTGGGAGGAGGCGCTGCCGCTGGGCACCGGGCGGCTGGGGGCGATGGCCTTCGGCGGAGTGGACCGCGAGCTGCTCCAGCTCAACGACGACCGGCTGTGGACCGGCGGGCCGATGCGGCCGCCGCACGGCGATCCGACCGCGGTGGCACGCGCCCGGCGGCTCGCGCTGGCCGGTGACGCGGCGGGCGCGGATGCCCTGCTGCGGACCATCCAGGGCCCGGACACCGCTCGCTACCTCCCGCTCGCCGACCTGTGGCTGGACGTGCGCCTCGTCGGGCGGGACGGGACGTCCGGGGCCTACCGGCGGCGGCTGGACCTGGGCACCGGGGTGCAGACGGTCAGCTACCGGGTCGGGGACGTTGGGGTGCAACGGGAAGCGGTGTGCCATCCAGGTCTGCACGTGCTGGCCTGGCGGGTGCGGGCCGAGGGCGGCAACGCGGTCGAGGTGGCGGTGCGGCTGGAGAACGCCCTTGGTGGCAACGGTTTCGGCGGCGGTGACGTGACCGGGCTGTCCGGTGTGGCCGGGATGGCCTACGCGGTGGCGGCCGTGGTCGAGCGGGACGGGCCGGACGCGGTGACCGTGTACGTGGCCACCGAGGCGGGATACCGCGGCCCGGACACCGAGCCGGAACGGGATCCGGCCGAGTGTGCCCGGCTGGCCACCGCGCGCGCCGAACAGGCCCGGTGGCTGGGCTGGGCGCGGTTGCGGGCGGAAGCCGTTGCCGCGCACCGGGAACTGTTCGACCGGGTGCGGCTGGACCTCGGGCAGGCCCCCGACCTGCCGACCGACGAGCGGATCACGCGCGCGGACCCGGGGCTGGCCGCGCTGCTGTTCCACTTCGGGCGCTACCTGCTGATCACCAGCTCGCGGCCGGGCACGCTGCCGGCCAACCTGCAGGGCATCTGGAACCCGCATGTGGAGCCGCCGTGGCGGGGCAACTACACGCTCAACATCAACCTGCCGATGAACTACTGGCCCGCCGAGGTCACCGGGCTGCCCGAGTGCCACGAACCGCTGCTGGAGTTCGTCGAACGGCTGGCCACCCACGGCCAGCTGGTGGCCAAGGCGCTCTACGCCGCGCCCGGCTGGACGGCCCACCACAACAGCGACCCGTGGTGCCTGGCCACCCCGGTGGGCGAGGGCACCGGCGATCCGGCGTGGGCGAACTGGCCGATGGCCGGCGCCTGGCTGTGCCTGCACCTGTGGCAGCACTTCGAGTTCGGCGGCGACCTGGACTGGCTGCGCGAGCGGGCCTGGCCGGTGATCCGCGGCGCGGCGGAGTTCTGCGCGGCCTGGCTGATCGAGCACGAGGGCGGGCTGACCACCGCGCCGTCGACCTCGCCGGAGAACCACTACCTCGACGCCGCGGGTCAGCCTGCCGCGGTGGGCGTCGGCGCGACCATGGACCTGGCGCTGACCTGGGAGCTGTTCCGCTGCCTCGCCGCGGCCGCGGAGGCGCTCGGCCTGACCGGGGACGAGGTGGTGGCGCGCGCGGACGCGTTGCTGTGCAGGCTGCCCGCGCCGCCGCTCGGCGCACGCGGTCAGCTGCTGGAGTGGGCGGCCGAGCTGCCCGACGCCGAACCGGGCCACCGGCACGTCTCCCACCTGGTCGGCCTGTACCCGGGGCAGCGGATCGACCCGGTGCGCACCCCGGCGCTGGCCGCGGCGGCCCGGCGGGCGCTGCTGGCGCGGGGCGACGCGGGCACCGGCTGGTCGCTGGCCTGGAAGACCGCGCTGTGGGCCCGGCTCGGTGACCGCGACCGCGCCGCGGAGCTGCTCGCCCAGTTCCTGGCCGATGCCACCGTGCGCAGCGGGCAGGGCGGTGTGTACCGCAACCTGTTCTGCGCGCACCCGCCGTTCCAGATCGACGGCAACTTCGGCATCACCGCGGCCATCGCCGAGATGCTGGTGCAGGGCCATCCGGGCGAGCTGCGGCTGCTGCCCGCGCTGCCCAGGGCCTGGCCCCGCGGTTCGGTGCTGGGCCTGCGCGCACCTGGCGGCGTCACCGTGGATCTGGCCTGGGATGACGGCGAGCTGACCACGGTGGTCGTGCACGGCCTCCGGTCGCCGATCGCGGTGCGCTACCGGGACCACCTGGCGCGCCTGGGGCCCGGCGGCCACCAGGTGCTCGACGGCAGACTGACCGGGCTCAGTTGA
- a CDS encoding glycoside hydrolase, whose translation MPRTRTRRRVPGRLAVLTATTLLGLGSLLLGPSAAHAATAATIDGGRTHQPIDGFGFSEAFGRAAVMHGSAGLPAQRQKEVLDLLFSGSTGAGMSILRLHIGSTPGTSIQPKNPGGPNATPRYVWDGKDTEQVWLAKQAKAYGVNRFYANAWSAPGYMKTNGDEANGGTLCGLAGASCASGDWRRAYAGYLVQYAKFYAQEGIRINDLGFTNEPDYTTDYSSMRFTPAQAVEFAKVLGPVAANAGLRVTCCDSFGWHQQHAYTNTIEADPAARAAVSVHTGHTYASQITGPLPTSRRTWMSEWNPKGETWKESWDDGSGYDGFAIAQAVHTALTTGNVNGYVYWYGASTGATRGLIQLDGDSYRVSKRLWALANYSRFIRPNATRIGASTADGALRLSAYRNSDGSLAVVALNTANSAAPLSFSLPRTGITTGTATPYLTNNANSTKAQSAIRVTGGAFTATVPGRSLVTYRITG comes from the coding sequence ATGCCCAGGACCCGCACCCGCCGTCGCGTTCCGGGACGACTGGCCGTGCTGACCGCGACCACCCTGCTGGGCCTCGGCTCCCTGCTGCTCGGCCCGTCCGCGGCGCACGCGGCCACCGCGGCCACCATCGACGGCGGGCGGACCCACCAGCCGATCGACGGTTTCGGCTTCTCCGAGGCCTTCGGCCGGGCCGCGGTCATGCACGGTTCGGCGGGACTGCCCGCTCAGCGGCAGAAGGAGGTCCTGGACCTGCTGTTCTCCGGCAGCACGGGGGCCGGCATGTCCATCCTGCGGCTGCACATCGGGTCCACCCCCGGCACCTCGATCCAGCCCAAGAACCCCGGCGGGCCGAACGCGACCCCGCGCTACGTCTGGGACGGCAAGGACACCGAACAGGTGTGGCTGGCCAAGCAGGCCAAGGCATACGGGGTGAACCGCTTCTACGCCAACGCCTGGAGCGCGCCGGGCTACATGAAGACCAACGGCGACGAGGCCAACGGCGGCACGCTGTGCGGCCTGGCCGGGGCCTCCTGCGCGAGCGGTGACTGGCGGCGCGCGTACGCCGGCTACCTGGTGCAGTACGCCAAGTTCTACGCCCAGGAGGGCATCCGGATCAACGATCTCGGGTTCACCAACGAACCCGACTACACCACCGACTACTCCTCCATGCGGTTCACCCCGGCCCAGGCGGTGGAGTTCGCCAAGGTGCTCGGGCCGGTCGCGGCGAACGCGGGCCTGCGGGTCACCTGTTGCGACTCCTTCGGCTGGCACCAGCAACACGCCTACACCAACACGATCGAGGCCGACCCGGCCGCGCGGGCCGCCGTGTCCGTCCACACCGGACACACCTACGCCAGCCAGATCACCGGCCCGCTGCCGACCTCCCGGCGCACCTGGATGTCGGAGTGGAACCCCAAGGGCGAGACCTGGAAGGAGAGCTGGGACGACGGCAGCGGCTACGACGGCTTCGCCATCGCCCAGGCCGTGCACACCGCGCTCACCACCGGCAACGTCAACGGCTACGTGTACTGGTACGGCGCCTCCACCGGCGCCACCCGCGGCCTCATCCAGCTCGACGGCGACAGCTACCGGGTGTCCAAGCGGCTGTGGGCGCTGGCCAACTACAGCCGGTTCATCCGGCCGAACGCCACCAGGATCGGCGCGAGCACCGCCGACGGCGCGCTGCGGCTGTCCGCGTACCGCAACAGCGACGGCTCGCTGGCCGTGGTCGCGCTCAACACCGCGAACAGCGCGGCCCCGCTGAGCTTCTCGTTGCCGCGCACCGGCATCACCACCGGCACCGCCACCCCGTACCTGACCAACAACGCCAACAGCACCAAGGCCCAGTCCGCGATCCGGGTCACCGGCGGCGCGTTCACCGCCACCGTGCCCGGCCGCTCGCTGGTCACCTACCGGATCACCGGCTAG
- a CDS encoding glycoside hydrolase family 43 protein yields MSPAVASADNPIVQHVYTADPSPLVHDGRVYLYTGHDEDGSTTFTMKDWRVWSSADMVNWTDHGSPLSLATFSWARSDAWAGQAVYRNGKFYWYVPVTSRATGRYAIGVAVSDSPTGPFRDAIGRPLVENGEIDPSVFIDDDGQAYLYWGNPNLWYVKLNADMVSYAGSGPTRIPLTPAGFGARTGDPNRPTLYEEGPWVFKRNGLYYNVYAAKCCSEHIAYSTAPGPTGPWTYRGTVMPTQGRSFTNHPGLIDFKGGSYFFYHNGALPGGSGYTRSVAVEKFSYNPDGSIPTMTMTTAGPPPADVLNPFVRQEAETIAWGSGIETERASEGGMNVGWIDNGDWIKVKSVAFGGGARSFTARVASGAAGGAIELRLGGPNGTLVGWCTVPGTGGWQNWATVSCPVSGATGTQDLHLRFTGGSGYLFNLNWWQFAR; encoded by the coding sequence ATGTCACCCGCCGTCGCCAGCGCGGACAACCCCATCGTCCAGCACGTCTACACCGCCGATCCCTCGCCGCTGGTGCACGACGGCCGCGTCTACCTCTACACCGGACACGACGAGGACGGCTCCACCACCTTCACCATGAAGGACTGGCGGGTGTGGTCCTCGGCGGACATGGTGAACTGGACCGACCACGGTTCGCCGTTGAGTCTGGCCACGTTCAGCTGGGCCCGCTCCGACGCGTGGGCCGGGCAGGCGGTGTACCGCAACGGCAAGTTCTACTGGTACGTCCCGGTGACCAGCCGCGCCACCGGCCGGTACGCCATCGGGGTCGCGGTCTCGGACAGCCCGACCGGGCCGTTCCGCGACGCGATCGGGCGGCCACTGGTGGAGAACGGCGAGATCGACCCGAGCGTGTTCATCGACGACGACGGCCAGGCCTACCTGTACTGGGGCAACCCGAACCTGTGGTACGTCAAGCTCAACGCGGACATGGTGTCCTACGCGGGCAGCGGTCCCACCCGGATTCCCCTCACACCAGCGGGTTTCGGCGCGCGCACCGGGGATCCCAACCGGCCGACCCTGTACGAGGAGGGGCCGTGGGTGTTCAAGCGCAACGGCCTGTACTACAACGTCTACGCCGCGAAGTGCTGCTCCGAGCACATCGCCTACTCCACCGCGCCGGGACCGACCGGGCCGTGGACCTACCGGGGCACGGTCATGCCGACGCAGGGCCGCAGCTTCACCAACCACCCCGGCCTGATCGACTTCAAGGGCGGCAGCTACTTCTTCTACCACAACGGCGCACTGCCCGGCGGCAGCGGCTACACCCGCTCGGTCGCGGTGGAGAAGTTCAGCTACAACCCCGACGGCTCGATCCCGACCATGACCATGACCACGGCCGGTCCGCCGCCCGCTGATGTGCTGAACCCCTTTGTGCGCCAGGAAGCCGAGACGATCGCGTGGGGTTCCGGCATTGAGACCGAGCGCGCCAGCGAGGGCGGGATGAACGTCGGCTGGATCGACAACGGCGACTGGATCAAGGTCAAGAGCGTCGCCTTCGGCGGCGGCGCGCGCTCCTTCACCGCGCGGGTGGCCTCGGGCGCGGCCGGTGGCGCCATCGAGCTCCGGCTCGGCGGGCCGAACGGCACGCTGGTCGGCTGGTGCACGGTGCCCGGCACCGGCGGCTGGCAGAACTGGGCCACGGTGTCCTGCCCGGTGAGCGGCGCGACCGGGACGCAGGACCTGCACCTGCGGTTCACCGGCGGCAGCGGCTACCTGTTCAACCTGAACTGGTGGCAGTTCGCCAGGTGA